In Mycteria americana isolate JAX WOST 10 ecotype Jacksonville Zoo and Gardens chromosome Z unlocalized genomic scaffold, USCA_MyAme_1.0 Scaffold_18, whole genome shotgun sequence, the following are encoded in one genomic region:
- the SIGLEC15 gene encoding sialic acid-binding Ig-like lectin 15, with product MTRRGAWSALHKPRDLQISKLQKERWRTSTSTREFGLFLLWLLHISRKGVFCNGWSVHVPSDVIGELGKMVILPCTFTHPYKTFDRTLTAIWRIKEPYNGTIVFKCISQSTSELCKTAISYENKYKLLGNPWHKDLSIRIDNLTWSDSERYFCRVELSGDIHKYESRNRIKLHLIAAPRIINITISSNGDLTFQARCTAEGEPAPALTWTGPPYNNLTSITSMNHRITKELQYLTHNRKYTCTAVNSYRRAEGAVYFYKFKASNSCFFLILIFVPLGIKVLILLVILGFTIFSRGGPSSAPSSLAQPQLQDSTYKNFDRRHGSSQTLPTERTASRCS from the exons ATGACGCGGAGGGGAGCATGGTCAGCACTCCACAAGCCCAGAGATCTGCAAATTAgcaaactgcagaaggaaaga TGGAGAACGTCAACCAGCACGAGAGAGTTCggtttgtttcttctgtggctCCTTCACATCTCCAGGAAGGGAGTGTTCTG CAATGGCTGGTCTGTTCATGTCCCATCTGATGTTATTGGTGAACTTGGGAAGATGGTTATCCTGCCCTGTACTTTCACACACCCCTACAAAACATTTGACCGGACCCTCACTGCCATTTGGAGGATCAAGGAACCTTACAACGGCACAATAGTTTTCAAATGCATTAGTCAGAGCACCAGCGAGCTCTGTAAGACTGCCATCAGCTAcgaaaacaaatacaaactgcTTGGCAACCCCTGGCACAAGGACCTTTCCATCAGGATTGACAATCTGACCTGGAGCGACAGCGAGAGATACTTCTGCCGGGTGGAGTTGTCTGGAGATATCCACAAGTATGAAAGCAGGAATAGGATAAAACTGCATTTGATTG CTGCCCCCAGGATCATTAACATCACCATCAGCTCCAACGGGGATCTCACCTTCCAGGCACGCTGCACCGCTGAGGGGGAGCCAGCGCCTGCTCTGACCTGGACTGGACCACCCTACAACAACCTCACCTCCATCACCAGCATGAACCACCGCATCACCAAGGAGCTCCAGTACCTGACCCACAACAGAAAATACACCTGTACTGCTGTCAACAGCtacaggagagcagagggggctgTGTACTTCTATAAATTCAAAGCATCCAACAGCTGCTTTTTCCTGATCCTGATCTTTGTGCCACTGGGAATTAAAGTGCTCATTTTGCTGGTGATACTGGGCTTCACCATTTTCTCGAGAGGAG gtccctcctctgccccatccAGCCTAGCCCA GCCACAGCTGCAAGACTCCACCTACAAGAACTTTGACCGCAGACACGGCAGCAGCCAGACTTTGCCAACAGAAAGAACAGCATCGAGATGCAGCTGA